A window from Capricornis sumatraensis isolate serow.1 chromosome 5, serow.2, whole genome shotgun sequence encodes these proteins:
- the HBP1 gene encoding HMG box-containing protein 1, which produces MATGLSERHNMVWEVKSNQMPDAVQKLLLVMDKRAPGVSDSLQLLQCKETLPSSPGYNSCDEHMELDDLPELQAVQSDPAQSAIYQLSSDVSHQEYPRPSWNQNTSELSENTYGENEVDWLTELANIATSPQSPLMQCSFYNRSSPVHIIATSKSLHSYARPPPVASSKGEPAFPHHWKEQTPVRHERANSESESGIFCMSSLSDDDDLGWCNSWPSTAWHCFLKGTRLCFHKGSNKEWQNVEDFARTEGCDNEEDVQMGTHKGYGSDGLKLLSHEESVSFGESVLKLTFDPGTVEDGLLTVECKLDHPFYVKNKGWSSFYPSLTVVQHGIPCCEIHIGDVCLPPGHPDAINFDDSGVFDTFKSYDFTPMDSSAVYVLSSMARQRRASLSCGGPGGQDFERSGFSKNCGSPGSSQLSSSSLYAKAVKTHSSGTVSATSPNKCKRPMNAFMLFAKKYRVEYTQMYPGKDNRAISVILGDRWKKMKNEERRMYTLEAKALAEEQKRLNPDCWKRKRTNSGSQQH; this is translated from the exons TCGGAGCGCCATAACATGGTGTGGGAAGTGAAGAGCAACCAGATGCCTGATGCAGTGCAGAAGCTCCTGCTAGTCATGGACAAGAGAGCGCCCGGAGTGAGCGACTCGCTGCAGCTGCTGCAGTGCAAGGAGACGCTGCCCTCCTCGCCCGGGTACAACTCTTGTGATGAGCACATGGAACTTG ATGATCTTCCTGAACTTCAGGCTGTTCAGAGTGATCCTGCTCAATCTGCCATTTACCAGCTGAGTTCAGATGTGTCTCATCAAGAATATCCAAGACCATCTTGGAACCAGAATACCTCAGAACTATCAGAAAATACTTACGGTGAAAATGAAGTGGATTGGCTAACAGAACTAGCAAATATTGCCACCAGCCCACAAAGTCCACTTATGCAGTGCTCATTTTACAACAG ATCATCTCCTGTACACATCATAGCTACTAGCAAAAGTTTACATTCCTACGCACGCCCTCCACCGGTGGCCTCTTCTAAGGGTGAGCCGGCCTTCCCTCATCACTGGAAGGAGCAAACACCAGTCAGACATGAAAGG GCAAACAGTGAGTCGGAATCTGGCATTTTCTGCATGTCCTCCCTTTCAGATGATGATGACTTGGGGTGGTGCAATTCCTGGCCTTCAACTGCTTGGCACTGTTttttgaaag GCACACGACTATGCTTTCATAAGGGAAGCAATAAGGAATGGCAGAATGTGGAAGATTTTGCTAGAACCGAAGGCTGTGATAATGAGGAGGATGTCCAGATGGGCACTCACAAG GGCTATGGTTCTGATGGTCTAAAGTTGTTATCACATGAAGAAAGTGTATCATTTGGTGAGTCTGTACTGAAGTTGACTTTTGATCCTGGTACAGTGGAAGATGGTTTACTTACTGTAGAGTGTAAACTGGACCACCCtttctatgttaaaaataaag GTTGGTCATCATTTTATCCAAGCTTGACTGTGGTACAGCATGGCATTCCATGTTGTGAAATTCATATTGGTGATGTATGTCTACCTCCTGGACACCCCGATGCCATTAATTTTGATGATTCAGGTGTTTTTGATACATTTAAAAG ctaTGACTTCACGCCTATGGATTCTTCTGCCGTTTACGTGCTAAGTAGTATGGCTCGTCAGCGTCGTGCGTCTTTGTCTTGTGGAGGACCTGGAGGTCAAGACTTTGAAAGATCTGGATTCAGTAAAAACTGTGGTTCACCGGGATCATCACAGCTCTCTTCCAGTTCTTTGTATGCTAAAGCTGTCAAAACCCACAGCTCAGGGACTGTGAGTGCCACTTCTCCTAACAAGTGCAAAAGACCAATGAATGCCTTCATGCTTTTTGCCAAAAAATACAGAGTTGAATATACTCAGATGTATCCAGGGAAAGATAACAG AGCCATAAGTGTGATCCTTGGTGACaggtggaagaaaatgaagaatgagGAGAGGAGGATGTATACATTAGAAGCAAAGGCTTTGGCTGAAGAACAAAAACGTTTAAATCCTGACtgttggaaaaggaaaagaaccaaTTCA GGCTCACAGCAACATTAA